A stretch of DNA from Rattus rattus isolate New Zealand chromosome 1, Rrattus_CSIRO_v1, whole genome shotgun sequence:
CCCTGGGGTAGGGGACTCTGAGGGAAGTGGAGGCTTTCCCCACACTGTGCCCTGGGGTAGGGGactctgagggaagaggaggcttTCCCCACACTGTGCCCTGGGGTAGGGGAcactgagggaagaggaggcttTCCCCACACTATGCTCTCACTCTCCTGCTCACTCATGTCCACAGTCACTTGCCGAGAGGAGAAAGGCATACGAAGAGCCAAGCAATTTCTTATAAATGGgcaaaagagaaagcagagaaaagtaGAAAGTGGAAGTTGCCAAATTtgcttttagaattattttattcttttttcaaatgGGCAAACCCAGCGACAGCAGAGAACAAAAGCAGGCACGCTGTTTTGAGTTAGTGGCAGTCTGAAGGTCCTATTCATCTGGGTGCAGTCTCCAGCCAGCTTTTTAGAAAATGCTTTCCAAACTTGCATACAGATCGCCTAAGGTCAAAATCAACTTCATCTAGTTTAAGAACACGAAAAGGAAGAACATTGTTCACAAAAATGGGTCTTTTAGGGTAGGCGGCCAGTTCCAAAGAACCCCTTTTGTATTCTGTGTTCTGTCCCTAGCTCCACTTACCCCATTTTCTATAGCTCAGTAAAAGGCAAAGGTTCCAAGAGAGTAGGAAAAAAACAGCTTGGAACTCTTAGGGAATGGGGCTCTGTGGAAAAGGCAGTGCCGCCCACCCTCCGCCCTTACTAGAGAGACCTTCATGGGAGGAGCAGGGCCCTCGCTCTGCTCATTGGTGCAAAGGAGTTTTCAGGGAAAGCCACATTAGGATGGCCTGGCAATCCCGGGACTGCTGGGAATCCTGCTCTTCTCCCTCGGAGCAGCCAGACATCCTGTGAAACGCACCGCTGGATGCCGAGCCCTGGGTACCATATGGAAAAGGAATCAGGGCTCCTGAGTGCCGAATCCTGAGTCTACACCCCATCTGAATGAAGTTCAAGCACTCATCCTTGGAACATAATTCTTGTTAATCGGAGTGTGGACTTCTTAAACTTCAGATCAACTACAACTCTTCAGAAGGAACTCCTTCACAATGCTCACCATGGCCCAGGAAGCCATGTATCTAAGTACTTTACTAGATTTACCTAGGAAATGCAGTCACACTGTTGACTAAAGTGTCCTGCAGGGATCTGGGGAAGACTTCTTTTGCAGGATTGAATATAAAAAGGCAACTAAGCAATAAAACAGCAAACAGAAGTGAGGTaactttttttggtttggttgcttGGTATGGGAGGGGAGATGGTATAGACATTGCTGTTATGTGTTGTCTCAAAATCTATAAACCACACAACAGGAACAAGTGCTTTTCTGTGTTCCACAACAAAGGGacagaattgaaaagaaaacctCACCCAGAGCTGTCTGCAAGATGGCAGAAATGTCCCCTACAGGCTACTCTAAGAGTAACAGGTATTCCTTCAAAGACGCTGGCAGTGGGAGACCCTTCACTGCATCGGGCAGATACTGGAGACCCAGGCTGCGGCGCACAGCGTAGCGGGCGAGGGTTTTAAGAGTTCCTGGTGCCGAGCACAACACAGTCAGTTTTTCACACAGCTGCTGGTCTTTGGTCACTTCTCGTGGCATGATGccattttttcttaattcaaaCTGTCCAACAGCTCTATGGAGGAGCTCAAAGCAGgagtcttctttctctgttcccagTCCTCTCACCAGCAGAGCCACCAGGCGGGAGATGGGTGTCTGGCCTTTTAGGTTGATGACTCTGACCTCAGCGCCATAGTCAAGAAGGATGCTGACACTCTCAAGATTTCCCTTCATGGCAGCCCAGCTGAGTGGAGTGTCATTGTTGTAATCCAGGGCATTGACAGAGGCCCCGCTCTCCAGCAGGGCCCGCACACACTCGGCATTGTTCTTAAAGGCTGCCCAGTGAAGCGGGGTATCTCTGTTGCCATCCAGTGCATTGGGATTTGCCCCATATTCCAACAGGACCTCCACGCAAGCCTCATCTTTCTCTGCTGCATAGTGGAGGGCCGTTCGGTTGTAGCCATCCAGGGCGTTGAcctgcagagaggaaggaactacTTTACACTGGGCAGGTTACTGGGGAGAAGATGCTGGCAAAGAGTACTGTACTCATTTTCCCACTGCCTTTGTCATGCAGTGCTCTCAACAATACatccattgctgtgatgagaaaccatgaccaaggaaactcttataaaggaaacatttaattggggctggcttacagtgtcagaggttcagtctattatggTGGAAGAATGTCAATGTCCAATCAGACACGGTGCTGGAAGGAGCCgtgagctctacatcttgatccagaggcagcagaaagagactaCTATGTTTTATACTAAACATAGTTTGAGCATAtgtggaacctcaaagcccacccacacagagATGATCTTCCTCCGATAAGGGCACACATCCTAATAATaccactctctatgggccaagcattcaaatacatgagtctatgggggccaaaactattcaaatcaccacattccactccctggtccccataaGCTGTGTTCATAATATAATGCGAAATGTATTTACTTCAATTACTGACGTCCCCATAGTCTATCGCAGTCTCtgcaatgtttaaaaaattaaaagtaggggttggggatttagctcagtggtagagcgcttccctagcaagcgcaaggccctggtttcggtccccagctccgaaaaaaagaaaaggaaaaaaaaattaaaagtacaaagttCACAGTATgctctgagattcatgcaatgaACAACTGTAATCCTCTATAAAATCAagatcaaaaagcagatcacatacttccgaCATCACAGGAGATACATTACCACTCCGAaatgtcatagtgaggaaatacgaagccaaagcaagaccaaaaactgGCTGGGCAAACTcaaaactctgcatctccatcttctttcagctttgttgactacaacgtaactctttctcctgggctggccCATGCCCTGTtggcagctttcctcagcaggtatcccacgCTCTGGTATCTgatatcttggggtctccaaggcaacttcaatgttacagcttcttgttccaatgtctggaatccacacatggtcttctgggctcctccaaagggctggcgtcacttctccagctctgtcctctgtaccATTCTaggctcaggttgatccactccactgccgctgctgttcttggtggtcatcccatggtcctggcatctccaatccactggggtcttctgctgcaactaggcttcaccaataggctctctcaggctctcttcatggtgccaagcctcaactcctttgcatgacacTTTCAGTCCTcagccatcaactgcaactgaggctgcaccttcaccaaccgccttccatggcctctcacagtgcccagcctcagctgctcttcatgaccccttcatgccctcaaaaccagtaccacctgggtgactctcacacattaccaaggacagctgcagcatgaggtgcAACCTTggccatctctggaacacagctccttTGTGCTCTCACATAGCACTTCCCAGGTTTCAtctcagtgatgttggtctctttTAATCACAGCTAATTTCTTACTTCCAGTTAGCCAACATCAgatgtcccagtagtcccttctactcttgactctaaagctagaGCCACATGGCCGAAGCCGCCAAGTTCTGTTGCTTTGCCGGGGGGCTGGAACACGACCCCCTTTTTCTATTATGttatcaccagctttctctttttcaactccttcagctcggctgtcctggaactcgctctgcagattgaccttgaacccagagacctgctagcctctgtctcctgactgctgggattagaggcgtgcaGCACTGCACCTAAACCTAAGCTTGTCTGTGAGTCCTTCCACAGGACGGAAGCTTAGCTGCACCTAACCCTAAGCCTGTCTGTGAGTCCTTCCACAGGACGGAAGCTTAGCTGCACCTAACCCTAAGCCTGTCTGTGAGTCCTTCCACAGGACGGAAGCTTAGCTGCACCTAACCCTAAGCCTGTCTGTGAGTCCTTCCACAGGACGGAAGCTTAGCTAGGTGGGGTCTTGGctcaaggtcaccactcccttaatcccATTTAATATCTTTAACCTATTAATCTCCTTGAATggatttagctccattccacTCTGGTGTCCTTTTAATCCTCAAACTATGcactttctatttttcctttctaaacttgCTACCTGTCATCGAAATGTTCCTCAAAGGACTGAGCGGCATGCTTCCATGTGAGATTAGGCTGCTTTGAGATTTCACTTGCTAATTCGATTAATTTACatacatttcttcattttactgTCAAGCAGATTCTTatggacaagggcaaaaagcagccacattcttctccGAATTATTTCAAGAAAGATTTCTGGacaacatattaaaattcttctcctctgaaatctcttgagCCAGGCTCTcatagttcaaatcaccctcagtacAACTGTTTTCCTTGTTCTATGGCTCATTGAGCTACAATTACAGTGTTCAACTGCCTCTCTATTCCACAGGACCAAAATCCACatccttccaaacaaaagcatggtcaggcctatcacagcagtaccccagttcctggtaccaactcCTGTCTTAGtgtaggtttccattgctgtgaagagacaccatgaccaatgaaactcttataaaggaaaatatttaattgggctggcttgtaatttcagagggttagtccattatcatggtacATGGAAGCATGGCaggtgcaggcagacacggtgctggagaaggagcggagagctctacatctggatccacaggcagcagagggaaACAGCTGTGTTTTATACTGAGTCTAGATTGAAcgtatgagacctcaaagccctcctacacagagacatatttcctccaacaaggccacacctctgaataATGTCACTccccatggaccaagcattcaaacacaagggTCTATGGGGGCCATCCCTATCAAAGCCACATCATACAATGCaataaaccaaatcaaaccacTTAATGGGGTTAACTGCTTTATGTTTTACTTCTCACCTTCTCTGCTCACTGGCATTAATCACTCGGTGTAACCAGGTTTTTCACTTCAGGATCACTTAAATTACAAACAGGTCAATCACAATATTACAGACTGGCTTTTTCTGTAGCTAGTTTGTTTAATCACAAACTTATAGACAGAACACCATGGCTGTATAGAGATGCTATGGTGGGACTGGATTGTTTGACGTATTGTCCAGTGCGTTTGGGACTTCACACTGGCTTGATGGCTTGTCATCTCAGCATATGCCACCTTCAGGGCTGCTCACCTACAAAGCTGTGGCATTAACTTGTCATGTATTTACTTAGCGGCATCTGCAAGCCAGCAACCCAAACACTTTCAACCTTATTACACACCCTTTTCATagatggggaggctgaggcaaagggAGGGTTTAAGGAATCCATTCAAGGTCACACAACTGCAAGCACTGTGTCAGAATTGGAATCCATGAAATCTGGTTCCAAAGTCCTTTTGGGGATGAGGGATGGTCAGCCTCAGATGAAATCTTGTTATATATTCAAGCTGGTGTCCGCCTTGCAGCCCGCCTGACTCAgccctcccagtgctaggattacagggaaTCCTTAACCACCACCTGGTTCAGAAGCTAGTCTTTTAATCATTGTGCGGCTTCATGCCAATACCAAGAGTctactttgaaaaattaattttagatttttatcttaATACATTACAAAGACAGTAAGATCAAGTTATGCTAAAATAGCTagcggggggttggggatttagctcagtggtagagcgcttgcctaggaagcacaaggcactgggttcgagccccagctctgaaaaagagaaccaaaaaaaaccaaatagctAGCGGGAAATAAAAGTACAAGTGCTCGGGTCCTGAGGATGGACAGCCCCACGGCAATAGTCCACAGAATCTCCCATGTCTAAGGCTGTCTTGCAGGGCTTGACATCACCCAGAGTTGAGAGGCCTCTGTCCTTAGGTAACAGGAGAGTCAGCAGGAGAGGACACAGTGGGAACACGACCAGCCCAGGAGgtaacagagacaggaagaatcaACCTCCTTCTTGGAGACATGAACAACTTAAGTGAAGGGAAACAAGACAGGCAAAGGGCTAAGATCCTTTGAGTCGTCTTGGAGTCACACGATTCTTGGTTACACCTTGCTTTAGGAACACAATGCTAATGCCACCATGAATTACGAAGTGAGCTGGAAGGTGTAGAGAGAGAGTCTAAGGAAAGGGTCAGGTGCTTACGGCTCGTGAGTGCAGAGGCATTGAATGCAGAGGCATTGAAAGGTCACCCACCTCCGCTCCCTTCTCCAGGAGCAACTCCACGCAGTCGGCGTCGGACACCATGCATGCGCAGTGCAGGGGCTTCAGGGTGCCATGCGTGCAGTTCACGTCTGCTCCCTGCGGGAAGGAATTCAGAAGACACAGAACTGACTGACTGGAGAAGGGACCCCCAAGCCTGATCACACCTGAACCACAAGCACCTATTACTTTAGTAATGAGGCCAATGCTCAACCCGAAGGAATAcggaaggggaagaaaaggaagttaGTTCCCCAGAGCagtggctggagagctggctcagtggttaggagcacttgttcttgtgaaggacccaggttcgattcctagcaccacTTCCttggtaccaggcatgcacacggtgcacagtTCCCCAGATTAAGCTATTAAGTCTCTCTACAACATGGCCTGCCAAAATGGCCACCTGGACACCTCTGAGGACATGACCTTAAATGGACCAACTACCCACTGTCTATGGTCACCGTGCTCTGAGCATCATAAAAATGAGTCTGtcagacagaggccagaaggaaccATCAGGCTCTTTTTGTAACTCAACAAATGACCCTCCTCGGTGCACGGCCGGCCGTCTTATTGTTGTTTGCAGAATCTTCCAGGCAGCCGTCGCAGCACTTAGTCTGATAAGGAAGATTCATTCAAGCTGAAGCCCCGTGGCTCAGCAGCGGTGCTGGAGTCAGAGGTGCTGGAATCAGAGCGCTGTGCACGAGTTCCCACTGCTGAGTCTTCTGAGGCCTCTCTGCTGGGAAGGAGCTGTCCACACACCCTCGGCTGGCAAGGGCGCGGCTCTGAGGCACTGACAGAGAAGATCCTCCAGTTGTTTTAAACCATGAATCGCAGAGTAAGTGTGTGGTTACATTTTCTAAAACCTGATTGGGTTACTTCTCTTCAAAGGGGGAAGGGCCTCAAAACTTTCTAGGCTGCCTGTCATGGGACAGACCTAGAAAGAGCTGTGCTCAGAGAACGGAgaatgtgtttcctt
This window harbors:
- the Asb8 gene encoding ankyrin repeat and SOCS box protein 8 isoform X2, with the protein product MVSDADCVELLLEKGAEVNALDGYNRTALHYAAEKDEACVEVLLEYGANPNALDGNRDTPLHWAAFKNNAECVRALLESGASVNALDYNNDTPLSWAAMKGNLESVSILLDYGAEVRVINLKGQTPISRLVALLVRGLGTEKEDSCFELLHRAVGQFELRKNGIMPREVTKDQQLCEKLTVLCSAPGTLKTLARYAVRRSLGLQYLPDAVKGLPLPASLKEYLLLLE
- the Asb8 gene encoding ankyrin repeat and SOCS box protein 8 isoform X1; this translates as MSSSMWYIMQSIQSKYSLSERLIRTIAAIRSFPHDNVEDLIRGGADVNCTHGTLKPLHCACMVSDADCVELLLEKGAEVNALDGYNRTALHYAAEKDEACVEVLLEYGANPNALDGNRDTPLHWAAFKNNAECVRALLESGASVNALDYNNDTPLSWAAMKGNLESVSILLDYGAEVRVINLKGQTPISRLVALLVRGLGTEKEDSCFELLHRAVGQFELRKNGIMPREVTKDQQLCEKLTVLCSAPGTLKTLARYAVRRSLGLQYLPDAVKGLPLPASLKEYLLLLE